One stretch of Gammaproteobacteria bacterium DNA includes these proteins:
- the cobM gene encoding precorrin-4 C(11)-methyltransferase → MSKVWFVGAGPGDPDLITVKGRNLIEQADAILFAGSLVSETAMRWAKSGCDIQDSKGMDLEQIVAWLIEKAQTGQTIIRLQTGDPGLYGALIEMVQPLDEQGIDVGVVPGVSSAMASAAAGVESLTLPEVTQTVILTRVEGRTPMPDGESLAELAQHHCTMCLFLSITLLKKVLADLLQAGWSQDAPVLVVHKASWPSEEKIIRGTLADIREKCRAEKINSQAMIIVSPTIGARHWPELKKSKLYDKNFTHRFRKAEQKT, encoded by the coding sequence ATGAGCAAAGTCTGGTTTGTCGGCGCGGGTCCGGGTGATCCTGATCTGATCACAGTTAAGGGTCGTAATTTGATTGAGCAGGCCGATGCGATTCTGTTTGCCGGTTCGCTGGTGTCAGAAACGGCTATGCGCTGGGCTAAGTCTGGATGTGATATTCAGGACTCAAAAGGCATGGATCTGGAGCAGATTGTTGCCTGGTTGATAGAAAAGGCGCAAACAGGTCAAACCATCATACGGTTGCAGACTGGTGATCCTGGCCTTTACGGTGCTTTGATCGAGATGGTGCAGCCTTTGGATGAACAGGGCATTGATGTCGGTGTCGTGCCCGGTGTTTCTTCAGCAATGGCCTCAGCGGCTGCGGGGGTTGAAAGTCTGACCTTGCCCGAAGTGACTCAGACCGTGATTCTGACTCGGGTTGAGGGGCGCACCCCGATGCCTGATGGCGAGTCGCTGGCGGAGTTGGCGCAGCATCACTGCACCATGTGCCTGTTTCTTTCGATTACTTTATTGAAAAAGGTGTTGGCTGATTTGCTCCAAGCGGGTTGGTCTCAAGATGCGCCGGTATTAGTGGTGCATAAAGCCAGTTGGCCGAGTGAAGAAAAAATTATTCGCGGCACACTGGCTGATATTCGCGAAAAGTGCCGTGCTGAAAAGATAAATAGCCAAGCGATGATTATTGTCAGTCCGACCATCGGGGCGCGTCACTGGCCGGAGCTAAAAAAATCAAAACTCTATGACAAAAATTTCACCCACCGCTTCCGAAAAGCTGAACAAAAAACCTAA
- a CDS encoding AAA family ATPase: MRLNLPSAPSILFLFGLSGSGKSFVGDLISKQTGWLVYHADDDITDKMRLALKEKKPFTHEMRDQYFPVITEKILSLQQRHEHLIVTQGVYKQRHRDFLINKIPNMEMICIDAPNQSIFRRLAKRSDGITAASAAALQLDFEPPVEGSKIIYNDANSERIISQLNQYFRES, from the coding sequence ATGCGCCTAAACCTCCCATCTGCCCCATCAATACTCTTTCTGTTCGGCCTCTCTGGTTCGGGAAAATCCTTCGTGGGTGATTTGATTAGTAAGCAGACAGGTTGGTTGGTTTATCATGCAGATGACGATATCACCGATAAAATGCGCTTAGCCTTAAAAGAAAAAAAGCCGTTCACCCATGAAATGAGGGATCAATATTTCCCTGTCATTACGGAGAAAATTTTATCTTTACAACAGCGCCATGAGCACCTGATTGTTACCCAAGGGGTTTATAAGCAGCGGCATCGGGATTTTCTTATCAACAAAATTCCAAATATGGAAATGATATGCATTGATGCGCCAAATCAATCAATTTTTCGCCGTTTAGCAAAGCGAAGTGATGGCATTACAGCCGCGAGTGCCGCAGCCCTTCAACTTGACTTTGAGCCTCCAGTGGAAGGCTCAAAAATCATCTACAATGATGCAAATTCAGAGCGCATCATCAGTCAATTGAATCAATATTTTAGAGAAAGCTAA
- a CDS encoding precorrin-8X methylmutase produces the protein MSNVITEQLTKAGQKIEHESFAIVDHEAGSHEGYSESQWQIVRRMIHATADFEFNGLSQFHADAVEAGIQAISQGAPIVADVEMICVGLSKPRLKHFGVTTHHFISDEDVIAQAKSDNTTRAVQAMRKAQKQGLLDGGIVAAGNAPTALLEVLELIKQGKARPALIVGMPVGFVSAAESKSALSELKEVPWMITQGRKGGSTLVVAAMHALLALVEARQKSAC, from the coding sequence ATGAGTAATGTGATTACCGAACAGCTCACGAAGGCAGGGCAGAAAATTGAGCATGAATCTTTTGCCATTGTTGACCACGAAGCAGGTTCGCACGAAGGTTACAGTGAATCTCAGTGGCAGATTGTACGCCGCATGATTCATGCCACGGCCGATTTTGAATTTAATGGTCTGAGCCAATTTCATGCGGATGCGGTTGAAGCGGGCATTCAAGCTATCAGTCAGGGTGCGCCCATTGTTGCCGATGTTGAGATGATCTGTGTTGGGCTGTCCAAACCTCGCCTAAAACACTTTGGCGTGACGACACACCACTTTATCTCAGATGAAGATGTTATTGCCCAAGCGAAGAGTGACAACACTACTCGAGCGGTTCAAGCCATGCGTAAAGCCCAGAAACAGGGCTTGCTTGATGGTGGCATCGTTGCTGCAGGGAATGCACCGACAGCTTTGCTGGAAGTGCTCGAATTAATTAAACAGGGCAAAGCACGCCCAGCCTTGATCGTGGGTATGCCGGTGGGATTTGTTTCGGCGGCTGAATCCAAGAGTGCCTTGAGCGAACTGAAAGAGGTTCCGTGGATGATCACCCAAGGCCGAAAGGGTGGCTCAACCTTGGTGGTGGCGGCGATGCATGCTTTATTAGCGTTGGTTGAGGCGAGACAAAAAAGCGCATGTTAG
- a CDS encoding cobyrinate a,c-diamide synthase gives MSLERSARSCCRALLISAPASGQGKTTVTAALARHFRQQGNIVHVFKTGPDFIDPMILEQASGQPVYSLDLWMVGQEECRQRLAFAANTADLILIEGVMGLFDGNPSSADLAEQFGIPVLAVINSKGMAQTFGAVAHGLSSYRPGLKFSGVLANSVASESHADMLAMSLPKGLGQFAYMAKDEKLNLPSRHLGLLQANEIADLDARLDRAVAALHIPDLEQLAPRVNFEAPDKTELPPLLKDVRIGIAKDEAFSFIYAANLECLVEMGAELHYFSPLHDSELPDADSLWLPGGYPELHAEKLANNQSMKTAITAHYKANKPIFSECGGMLYLNESLQTLDELHHTMVGLLPGKAIMQSRLGGLGMQSVLFPEGELRGHTFHYSRLETALEAVVHGVKQRNKQEGEAVYCQKRLTASYIHLYFPSNPKAVAALFMPLSTLN, from the coding sequence GTGAGTTTAGAAAGATCAGCCAGATCATGTTGCCGAGCTTTGCTCATTAGTGCGCCTGCTTCAGGACAAGGAAAAACCACCGTCACGGCTGCATTGGCACGCCACTTTCGTCAGCAAGGCAACATTGTGCACGTTTTTAAAACTGGGCCGGACTTTATTGATCCCATGATTTTAGAGCAAGCCTCAGGTCAGCCAGTATACTCGCTTGATCTGTGGATGGTTGGGCAAGAGGAGTGTCGTCAACGCCTTGCCTTCGCGGCTAATACGGCGGATCTGATTTTGATTGAGGGCGTGATGGGGTTGTTCGATGGAAACCCCTCCAGTGCTGATCTGGCAGAACAGTTCGGTATTCCTGTGCTGGCGGTGATTAACAGCAAAGGCATGGCGCAAACTTTTGGTGCAGTGGCGCATGGCTTGAGCAGTTATCGCCCTGGTTTAAAATTTTCAGGGGTATTAGCTAATAGCGTGGCCAGTGAGAGTCATGCGGATATGTTGGCGATGAGTTTACCGAAAGGCTTGGGTCAGTTCGCCTACATGGCCAAGGATGAAAAACTGAATTTGCCCAGCCGCCACTTGGGTCTGTTACAGGCGAATGAGATTGCTGACCTGGATGCGCGTCTTGATAGGGCGGTTGCCGCACTGCACATTCCAGATCTGGAGCAGCTGGCACCCAGAGTCAATTTTGAAGCGCCAGATAAAACAGAGCTGCCACCGCTATTAAAAGATGTTCGTATTGGTATCGCCAAAGATGAGGCTTTCAGCTTTATCTATGCGGCCAATTTAGAGTGTCTGGTCGAAATGGGCGCGGAGTTGCACTATTTTTCCCCCTTGCATGATTCAGAACTGCCTGATGCCGATAGCCTGTGGTTGCCGGGCGGTTACCCAGAGTTGCACGCTGAAAAGCTGGCCAACAATCAGAGCATGAAAACAGCCATTACAGCTCACTATAAAGCAAACAAACCCATTTTTTCTGAGTGTGGTGGTATGCTTTATCTAAACGAATCATTACAAACGCTGGATGAATTGCACCATACTATGGTCGGTTTGCTGCCTGGCAAGGCAATTATGCAATCACGTTTAGGTGGGTTGGGGATGCAGAGTGTATTATTTCCAGAGGGTGAGCTGCGTGGTCACACCTTCCACTACTCACGTCTGGAGACGGCACTTGAAGCGGTGGTTCACGGAGTTAAACAACGCAATAAACAGGAGGGTGAAGCAGTTTATTGTCAAAAACGCTTGACGGCCAGCTATATTCACCTTTATTTTCCATCAAACCCGAAGGCAGTGGCGGCGTTGTTCATGCCATTATCAACATTAAATTAA
- a CDS encoding type II toxin-antitoxin system HicA family toxin, whose amino-acid sequence MGKQEKLKAKLLNSCKGFLWRDLVSLLVSMGYEEMQGNGSRVKFDNGNPDHMINLHKPHPNKKMKQYAVKQVIEKLREARLL is encoded by the coding sequence ATGGGAAAGCAAGAAAAACTGAAAGCTAAATTGCTCAATAGTTGCAAAGGATTTCTATGGAGAGATTTAGTCTCTCTTCTTGTTTCAATGGGTTATGAAGAAATGCAGGGTAATGGGTCTCGTGTTAAGTTTGATAACGGAAACCCCGACCATATGATCAACTTACATAAACCTCATCCCAATAAAAAGATGAAGCAATATGCAGTTAAGCAGGTGATTGAAAAATTGCGAGAAGCGAGGTTGCTATGA
- the cobO gene encoding cob(I)yrinic acid a,c-diamide adenosyltransferase: MDEQEQARNQRHKQRMQRKKAVVDSAVARADKDKGLILVNTGNGKGKSSAGFGVVARALGHGMKVAIIQFIKGSLSTGEETFFRRFPNEVEYHVMGEGFTWDTQNRERDIATAMAAWEKAEQFLSHSDFNVVLLDELNIALKMDYIPMERVLAALQNRPVMQHVIITGRGARDELIEVADTVTEMREIKHAYKAGIRAQKGIEL, encoded by the coding sequence ATGGACGAGCAAGAGCAAGCACGCAATCAACGTCATAAACAACGCATGCAGCGCAAAAAAGCAGTGGTCGATTCGGCTGTTGCGCGTGCGGATAAAGATAAAGGCTTGATCCTTGTTAACACTGGCAACGGCAAAGGTAAATCCAGTGCTGGTTTTGGTGTTGTAGCGCGTGCTTTGGGTCATGGTATGAAAGTGGCCATTATTCAGTTTATTAAGGGCAGTTTAAGTACCGGTGAAGAGACCTTTTTTCGTCGTTTTCCCAATGAAGTGGAATATCACGTTATGGGCGAGGGTTTTACCTGGGATACCCAAAATCGCGAACGTGATATTGCGACCGCAATGGCGGCATGGGAGAAAGCAGAGCAGTTTTTGAGTCATTCTGATTTTAATGTGGTGCTGCTGGATGAGCTGAATATTGCGCTGAAAATGGACTATATTCCCATGGAGCGCGTTCTTGCTGCCCTGCAAAACAGGCCTGTAATGCAGCACGTTATTATTACGGGCCGTGGTGCTCGTGATGAGTTAATTGAAGTCGCGGATACAGTGACTGAAATGCGTGAAATCAAGCACGCGTACAAAGCGGGTATCCGTGCGCAAAAGGGCATTGAACTGTGA
- a CDS encoding sirohydrochlorin chelatase: MKTNILLVGHGSRNKNGNREIEEFATIWKAKHPEWSIETCFIEFADVLIPEGLNNAAKGADRVIVVPLILNAAGHVKMDIPYFIANARQQHKNVEFIYALHLGATDSILKILKRNIRKAMEKIDMPDPKNTGVILLGRGSSDRDANGEVAKMARWLFEETDHELVDIAFTGITYPRLETAIQRQVKLGMTQVVIQPYYLFTGTLIERIKCQVERLKSQYPQIAISQGDYLGFAEEVYDMLSERVKDADSGIAVSEYEMTEEESHHYHHHDHDDHHDHSHEAEK, translated from the coding sequence ATGAAAACAAATATTTTACTGGTGGGGCATGGCTCACGTAATAAAAATGGTAACCGTGAAATCGAAGAGTTTGCCACAATATGGAAGGCTAAACACCCAGAGTGGTCGATTGAAACCTGCTTTATCGAATTTGCCGACGTTCTGATTCCAGAGGGGTTGAATAATGCAGCCAAGGGTGCTGATCGCGTCATTGTTGTGCCGTTGATTTTGAATGCGGCTGGACATGTCAAAATGGACATTCCTTATTTTATTGCGAATGCTCGCCAACAGCATAAAAATGTTGAATTTATTTATGCGCTTCATTTAGGTGCAACAGACTCTATCCTAAAAATATTGAAACGCAATATACGTAAGGCAATGGAAAAAATAGATATGCCTGATCCTAAGAATACGGGTGTGATTCTTTTGGGGCGTGGCTCTTCTGATCGAGACGCGAATGGTGAAGTGGCTAAAATGGCTCGCTGGTTGTTTGAAGAGACGGATCACGAGCTGGTGGATATCGCTTTTACGGGTATTACCTATCCCCGTTTGGAGACTGCGATTCAGCGTCAGGTGAAACTTGGCATGACTCAGGTGGTTATTCAACCTTATTACCTTTTTACGGGTACATTGATTGAACGCATTAAGTGCCAAGTCGAACGTTTGAAATCTCAGTATCCTCAGATTGCCATTTCACAAGGTGATTATTTGGGTTTTGCAGAAGAAGTTTATGACATGTTGAGTGAACGTGTGAAAGATGCTGATAGTGGTATTGCTGTTTCCGAATATGAAATGACAGAGGAAGAGAGTCATCACTACCATCACCACGACCATGATGATCACCATGATCACTCACACGAGGCAGAAAAATGA
- a CDS encoding type II toxin-antitoxin system HicB family antitoxin: MKYLQYKHYYGSIEASVDDDCLYGKLEFIKALVNYEGRSVKELEQSFRSAVDDYLLDCKAIGREPAQSFKGSFNVRTGSDLHRQAVIWAKEQNISLNEFVKQSIKQALISD, translated from the coding sequence ATGAAATATTTACAATACAAACATTATTATGGCTCTATCGAAGCCAGTGTTGATGATGATTGCCTTTATGGCAAGTTAGAATTTATTAAAGCATTGGTTAATTATGAAGGGCGCAGTGTAAAGGAGCTTGAACAGTCATTTAGAAGTGCTGTTGATGACTATTTGTTAGATTGTAAAGCGATAGGAAGAGAGCCTGCCCAATCATTTAAAGGATCATTCAATGTGCGTACAGGGTCAGATTTACACAGGCAGGCTGTGATTTGGGCAAAAGAACAAAATATCAGTTTAAATGAGTTTGTTAAGCAGTCAATTAAGCAGGCGCTGATAAGCGATTAA
- the motA gene encoding flagellar motor stator protein MotA, with protein MRLIIGIIIVIACVLGGYVLAHGKVMALWQPFEVLIICGAAFGAFVIANPGNVIKGTFGAIPNLLKGSKFNKALYLDFLGMMFDLLSKARKDGLMAIEEDVEEPKKSTIFKKYPKVLADHHVMDFITDYMRLMVGGNTNPFQLENLMDVELEAHHQEAALVPDAITRVSDALPGFGIVAAVLGIVITMASLGEPPEVIGAHVAAALVGTFLGILFAYGFVGPFATSIEHMGREEAQFYQCIKVCLLASANGYSPQIAVEFARKAMYSEDRPSFVELEKHVKKKK; from the coding sequence ATGCGGCTTATTATAGGAATCATCATTGTCATCGCCTGTGTGCTCGGTGGATATGTATTGGCTCATGGCAAGGTTATGGCGCTATGGCAACCTTTTGAGGTACTCATTATCTGTGGCGCTGCATTTGGAGCCTTTGTGATCGCAAACCCAGGAAATGTGATCAAAGGTACCTTTGGTGCAATACCTAACCTTCTTAAAGGTTCTAAGTTCAACAAAGCACTCTATTTGGACTTTCTGGGAATGATGTTTGACCTGCTCAGTAAAGCCCGCAAAGATGGTTTGATGGCCATTGAAGAAGATGTCGAAGAGCCTAAAAAAAGTACCATTTTCAAAAAGTACCCAAAGGTTCTCGCTGATCATCATGTCATGGATTTTATTACAGACTATATGCGCCTGATGGTGGGTGGCAACACCAACCCCTTTCAGCTAGAAAATTTGATGGATGTCGAGCTGGAAGCGCATCATCAGGAAGCCGCATTGGTTCCTGATGCGATTACTCGTGTTTCTGATGCCTTGCCTGGCTTCGGCATCGTAGCTGCAGTACTCGGTATTGTCATCACCATGGCCTCACTCGGGGAACCACCTGAAGTGATCGGCGCTCATGTTGCCGCCGCACTGGTGGGTACTTTTCTCGGTATTTTATTTGCTTACGGCTTCGTCGGCCCATTTGCGACATCAATAGAGCACATGGGGCGTGAAGAAGCGCAATTTTACCAATGTATCAAAGTATGCCTGCTGGCCTCTGCTAACGGTTACAGCCCACAAATTGCTGTGGAGTTTGCACGTAAAGCAATGTATTCAGAGGACAGACCCAGCTTTGTCGAACTGGAAAAACACGTTAAGAAGAAAAAATAG
- a CDS encoding cobalt-precorrin-5B (C(1))-methyltransferase gives MKKKQKGTRKGFSTGACSAAAARAASLGLVNGRVPDEIESLLPNGQKVRFVVSDGRCENGQAHAVVIKDAGDDPDVTDKAPLTADVRLLPKQPGEVVIKGGEGVGVVTMRGLGLEVNGPAINPVPRKNIEENVRLVASSLLKKQGLEVTISVPGGDVMAKRTLNARLGILGGISILGTTGIVHPYSTAAFRDSVIQGIQVASNQGQDTVVLTTGGRTEKFVITELPQLDQACFVQMGDFLKYALDTSVNEGIKHVIIGGMVGKLTKMAQGETITHANRNAVNTDLLAELATEIGVPEGVCDDIRAAETARYAGERIEELGLGTEFHHVLSKKVISTIMTRYPNAPFDLKVLMCDFEGNKLAEVE, from the coding sequence ATGAAAAAAAAGCAAAAGGGGACGCGAAAAGGGTTTTCCACCGGAGCTTGCTCGGCAGCAGCAGCTCGTGCGGCCTCCTTGGGTTTGGTGAATGGTCGTGTGCCAGATGAAATTGAATCTTTGTTGCCTAATGGTCAGAAAGTACGTTTTGTCGTTAGCGATGGTCGCTGTGAGAATGGTCAGGCTCACGCCGTAGTGATTAAAGACGCGGGTGATGACCCCGATGTGACCGACAAAGCGCCTCTGACCGCAGATGTACGTCTGCTACCAAAGCAGCCTGGAGAGGTTGTGATCAAGGGCGGCGAAGGCGTGGGTGTCGTGACCATGCGCGGCCTCGGTCTGGAAGTAAATGGCCCTGCGATCAACCCCGTTCCTCGAAAAAATATTGAAGAAAATGTACGCCTGGTGGCTTCCTCATTACTGAAAAAACAAGGGCTTGAAGTGACGATCTCTGTGCCGGGTGGTGACGTGATGGCCAAACGAACCCTCAATGCTCGGTTAGGAATTTTGGGGGGCATCTCTATTCTCGGCACCACAGGCATTGTTCACCCCTATTCCACCGCAGCTTTTCGTGACAGTGTAATTCAAGGCATTCAAGTGGCCTCGAATCAGGGACAGGATACGGTGGTGTTGACCACGGGCGGCCGCACTGAAAAGTTTGTGATTACCGAATTGCCGCAATTGGATCAGGCCTGTTTTGTTCAGATGGGCGACTTCCTCAAGTATGCTCTAGATACCTCAGTGAATGAAGGCATTAAACATGTGATCATCGGCGGCATGGTTGGAAAACTAACCAAAATGGCTCAGGGCGAAACCATCACTCATGCGAATCGCAATGCGGTGAATACCGACCTATTAGCTGAGCTGGCGACTGAAATTGGTGTGCCAGAAGGTGTTTGCGATGATATCCGTGCGGCTGAAACAGCACGATATGCGGGAGAGCGCATTGAAGAGTTGGGTCTCGGAACTGAGTTTCATCACGTCTTGAGCAAAAAGGTGATCAGCACCATCATGACACGCTACCCGAATGCTCCTTTTGATCTCAAGGTTCTGATGTGTGATTTTGAAGGTAACAAACTGGCAGAAGTGGAGTGA
- a CDS encoding energy-coupling factor ABC transporter permease: MHIEPGIVEGAKIMLGYGTAAVVMGVTAKFALDTIKKDGFISMAVRSFLAALLVFSFFEVLPHYPIGVSEVHFILGSTLFLIFGAAPAAIGLAVGLLIQGLFLAPFDLPQYGVNVTTLLAPLFVMSIIAKKVIPDHVAYKDIKYSQALKLSVTYQAGIVSWVAFWAFFGQGFGSENMMQVFTFGVAYMGVVLLEPVLDLAVLAGAKAMHKLKGSLVVDQRLYTAKA; encoded by the coding sequence ATGCACATTGAACCAGGCATTGTAGAGGGTGCAAAAATCATGCTAGGGTACGGCACAGCAGCCGTTGTTATGGGCGTAACGGCGAAGTTCGCTTTAGATACGATTAAAAAAGATGGCTTTATTTCAATGGCTGTCAGAAGCTTTTTGGCCGCACTATTAGTTTTTTCGTTCTTTGAAGTGTTGCCTCATTACCCCATTGGTGTTTCGGAAGTCCACTTTATTTTGGGTTCGACACTCTTTTTGATTTTCGGTGCAGCCCCCGCCGCGATTGGTTTGGCGGTAGGCTTGTTGATTCAAGGTCTCTTTCTCGCCCCTTTTGATTTACCGCAATACGGCGTTAATGTTACGACGCTTCTCGCGCCATTGTTTGTGATGAGTATTATTGCGAAAAAAGTTATTCCTGATCATGTGGCTTATAAAGATATCAAATATTCTCAAGCACTGAAATTGTCGGTGACTTATCAAGCTGGGATTGTCTCTTGGGTGGCTTTTTGGGCATTTTTTGGGCAAGGTTTTGGCAGTGAAAATATGATGCAAGTCTTTACCTTTGGCGTGGCTTACATGGGTGTGGTTCTTTTGGAGCCGGTGCTGGATTTAGCAGTATTGGCGGGTGCAAAAGCAATGCATAAACTCAAAGGCAGCCTAGTGGTTGATCAGCGACTATATACTGCTAAAGCATGA